One region of Sediminispirochaeta bajacaliforniensis DSM 16054 genomic DNA includes:
- a CDS encoding aminotransferase class V-fold PLP-dependent enzyme: MTNIMQTGARGLLKGAAFDAADAKAQGIREDFPILTASLTKQGAPLVYLDSAATSQKPGAVIDAIVDYYENTNANVYRSIHRLGEKATAALESGRAAVADYIGAASSREIIFTRGTTESFNLLASSLCRRFEAGDEIILSEMEHHANIVPWHMAAKNYGVVLKFLPLNEAGDLELSDLDRLLNPRTKLVSLTHISNLLGTINPIGQIAPLVHARGALLAVDAAQSLPHMPIDVKALGADFLAFSGHKAFAPMGIGCLYGRQELLESLPPWQGGGEMISAVGLHGFSVNELPWKFEAGTPNVEGVVGLEAALDYMRRLDPTWIDTWTASLAAYAIERLEAIPGVTVHGAPRLRAGLFPFTLAGVHAHDLAAFLDRSGIAVRAGKHCAHPLSDKLELLSSCRASFHAYSTRADADALIKRLTAAARRGVIV; the protein is encoded by the coding sequence ATGACTAATATAATGCAAACCGGAGCCCGAGGTTTGTTGAAGGGTGCTGCCTTTGATGCTGCCGATGCCAAAGCTCAAGGTATCCGTGAAGATTTCCCCATTTTGACCGCCAGCCTGACTAAGCAGGGGGCTCCTCTGGTCTATCTCGACTCGGCTGCCACTTCACAAAAGCCAGGAGCCGTGATCGATGCGATTGTTGACTACTACGAAAACACAAACGCCAACGTCTACCGTTCCATCCATCGGCTGGGTGAGAAGGCAACAGCGGCCCTGGAGTCGGGAAGGGCCGCTGTTGCCGATTATATTGGCGCTGCATCCAGCCGGGAGATCATCTTTACCCGGGGGACAACGGAATCCTTCAACCTTCTGGCCTCCAGCTTGTGCCGAAGATTTGAAGCCGGGGATGAGATCATCTTAAGCGAAATGGAGCATCACGCGAACATTGTACCCTGGCATATGGCCGCCAAAAACTATGGGGTTGTTCTCAAATTTCTTCCTTTGAACGAGGCCGGCGATCTTGAGCTATCCGATCTGGACCGCCTGTTGAACCCGCGGACCAAGCTGGTCTCTCTTACACACATCTCTAACCTTCTGGGTACGATAAACCCCATAGGTCAGATAGCTCCCTTGGTGCATGCCCGGGGAGCGCTTTTGGCCGTTGATGCGGCCCAATCTCTTCCCCATATGCCCATTGATGTGAAAGCCCTTGGCGCGGATTTCCTGGCATTTTCCGGCCATAAGGCCTTTGCTCCCATGGGAATCGGCTGTCTCTATGGGCGCCAAGAGCTTTTGGAAAGTCTTCCCCCGTGGCAAGGCGGGGGAGAGATGATATCCGCGGTAGGCCTCCACGGTTTTTCCGTCAATGAACTACCCTGGAAATTCGAGGCCGGTACCCCAAATGTGGAAGGGGTGGTAGGACTCGAGGCGGCTCTTGATTATATGCGAAGGCTCGATCCTACATGGATCGATACCTGGACCGCCTCTTTGGCTGCCTATGCAATCGAAAGGCTTGAAGCGATACCGGGGGTGACGGTCCATGGTGCACCCCGCCTTCGAGCTGGGCTCTTTCCCTTTACCCTGGCTGGGGTCCATGCTCACGATTTGGCCGCCTTTCTTGATCGCAGCGGTATCGCCGTGCGTGCCGGAAAGCATTGCGCCCATCCTCTTTCCGACAAACTGGAGCTTCTCTCCAGCTGTCGTGCCAGCTTTCACGCCTATTCCACACGGGCGGATGCGGACGCGCTTATCAAACGCCTAACAGCTGCGGCACGCCGAGGAGTGATAGTATGA
- a CDS encoding LacI family DNA-binding transcriptional regulator, which translates to MEKDLYGVKVTLKDIANYAEVSSATVSLVLNNKGNISPETRDRVLKAIRHFDYNKNHGAASQQRTIKFLRIAKHGQVINRDHDVFIADYLDGLTSGAQELDYKLEVVSFAHTSVADIIASALQEPSISGAIVLATELNRDDMLLFSTTTIPIVFIDTYNEYLPFDFVDMDNKSSIYKAFIYLKELGFPEIGFVASYSDISNFRIRENAYKESISYYPDMTPDIISVESTFHGAYRDMNAYLEEHKKLTHKAYICSNDIMALGTMKALKDHGFRIPEDVSLLGFDNLPQSAQADPPLSTIEVSKRDIASIAVKQLHNRIEAPGSPTVRSLVGGALILRESIRR; encoded by the coding sequence ATGGAAAAGGACTTATACGGAGTGAAAGTAACACTGAAAGATATTGCAAATTATGCCGAGGTTTCCAGTGCAACAGTCTCGCTTGTTCTCAACAACAAGGGAAACATCAGTCCGGAGACCAGAGACCGGGTACTGAAAGCAATACGCCATTTTGATTACAATAAAAATCATGGTGCAGCATCACAACAACGGACCATAAAATTCTTAAGAATTGCGAAGCATGGCCAAGTCATCAACCGCGACCATGATGTGTTTATCGCCGATTATCTTGATGGTCTCACTTCAGGGGCACAGGAACTCGACTACAAACTTGAGGTGGTTTCCTTTGCCCATACATCCGTAGCCGATATCATCGCCAGCGCACTGCAGGAACCATCAATTTCAGGGGCAATCGTTCTTGCTACGGAATTAAACCGGGATGACATGCTGCTTTTTTCCACCACTACCATTCCTATAGTCTTCATCGATACCTACAACGAATATCTGCCCTTTGATTTTGTGGATATGGATAACAAGAGTTCTATCTATAAGGCTTTTATCTATTTAAAAGAGCTCGGGTTTCCGGAAATCGGCTTTGTCGCTAGTTATTCCGATATCTCAAACTTCAGAATTCGTGAAAACGCGTATAAAGAAAGCATTTCGTATTATCCGGACATGACTCCGGATATTATTTCCGTCGAATCAACCTTTCACGGAGCGTATCGCGATATGAACGCTTACCTGGAAGAACATAAAAAGCTTACGCATAAAGCCTATATTTGTTCCAACGATATCATGGCCCTTGGCACCATGAAGGCCCTCAAAGACCACGGTTTTAGAATTCCAGAAGATGTATCGCTGCTGGGTTTCGACAATCTCCCTCAGTCGGCCCAGGCCGATCCCCCCCTTTCCACCATAGAGGTATCAAAACGGGACATCGCCAGCATAGCCGTCAAACAGCTTCACAACCGCATCGAGGCGCCCGGAAGCCCCACGGTCCGCTCGCTTGTAGGCGGAGCCTTGATTCTTCGGGAAAGTATCAGGCGCTAA
- the sufU gene encoding Fe-S cluster assembly sulfur transfer protein SufU — protein MSSIESEVGREIIYDHYTRPRHFGALGPDAVMLENPSCGDTVRLSISGGISPDDSETLEFRFEGKGCSISQSSTSMMVELLSGKSRGEAIRITEHVLSVFRGERDPHILEDLGDISALAGIARLPVRVKCAALAWQGALKLLRQQEREHSEVER, from the coding sequence ATGAGCAGTATAGAAAGCGAGGTCGGCCGCGAGATTATCTACGATCACTATACGCGGCCACGGCATTTTGGTGCCCTCGGCCCTGATGCTGTAATGCTGGAAAATCCTTCATGTGGAGATACCGTACGTCTCAGTATAAGCGGTGGTATTTCTCCCGATGATTCAGAGACTCTGGAATTTCGGTTTGAGGGAAAAGGATGTTCCATCAGTCAATCCTCCACCTCCATGATGGTCGAACTGCTTTCGGGCAAAAGCCGCGGAGAGGCTATTCGCATAACGGAACATGTGCTCTCGGTCTTTCGGGGAGAGCGTGATCCCCATATTTTGGAAGACTTGGGGGATATCTCCGCGCTTGCCGGGATTGCCCGCCTTCCCGTTCGCGTAAAGTGTGCGGCCCTGGCCTGGCAGGGGGCTCTTAAACTTTTGCGGCAGCAAGAGCGAGAGCATTCGGAAGTGGAGCGATAG
- a CDS encoding dihydrodipicolinate synthase family protein produces the protein MKKLYGLTTAMITPYDNKGKLNLDMVGEMTRFQIERGTHCLYPGGTTGEMYLLSEEERKALAKATVDAGKGKANIFIHVGAMTQDETIRLAQHASEIGADGIGVVTPSYFKVTDGMMVNYFTTIANSVPKDFPIYLYNIPQCSGNDLKPDTIRQIIDKAPNVVGIKYSFADFVRTIEYVGIAEDFSVVIGADILFHSGLAMGCTGTVSGVASVYPEPFVAIYDAFLKGDQEKARRIQKKAVEIANLLKNGSNMSYFKTALKHRGYDVGGMRAPLMDLSDEEQQRLVEQLKAWEDSALGEF, from the coding sequence ATGAAAAAACTTTATGGTCTTACAACAGCCATGATTACGCCCTACGACAATAAGGGGAAGCTTAATCTCGACATGGTTGGTGAAATGACCCGCTTTCAAATAGAGCGGGGGACGCATTGTCTCTATCCCGGTGGTACGACCGGCGAAATGTACCTTTTATCGGAAGAAGAACGAAAGGCCCTGGCCAAGGCTACCGTTGATGCGGGTAAGGGAAAAGCGAACATTTTTATTCATGTAGGTGCGATGACCCAGGATGAAACCATTCGCCTTGCACAACACGCCAGCGAGATCGGAGCAGACGGTATTGGTGTTGTGACCCCTTCCTATTTTAAGGTTACCGATGGGATGATGGTGAACTATTTTACAACGATTGCAAACAGTGTTCCGAAAGATTTTCCCATCTATCTATACAATATCCCGCAATGTTCGGGAAACGATTTAAAGCCGGACACCATTCGTCAGATCATTGACAAGGCTCCCAATGTGGTGGGCATTAAGTATAGTTTCGCCGATTTTGTCAGGACCATCGAATATGTCGGAATCGCTGAAGATTTTTCCGTAGTCATCGGAGCCGATATTCTTTTCCATTCCGGTCTTGCCATGGGCTGTACCGGAACCGTCTCCGGGGTTGCCTCTGTTTATCCCGAGCCCTTTGTTGCCATCTACGATGCCTTTCTCAAGGGCGACCAGGAAAAGGCCCGGCGGATTCAGAAAAAAGCGGTTGAAATCGCCAACCTGCTGAAGAATGGTTCGAATATGTCCTATTTTAAAACAGCGCTTAAACATCGGGGATATGATGTCGGGGGTATGCGCGCACCTTTGATGGATTTGTCCGATGAAGAACAGCAGCGGCTCGTCGAGCAGCTTAAAGCATGGGAAGACTCGGCTCTCGGCGAGTTTTGA
- a CDS encoding SufD family Fe-S cluster assembly protein, translating to MNERTMEAIRLSWLSEHKNKAEAAWKQLPWPGRKNPQWKNSPVSLFEAETFTTEQDWEEHAWDTVDTASDPRATASRAIDDDSYAAVLRLVDGKPDFDKQTIESRGIELSFGAAPEWGARFIEASDLSDKLHARLFAEAAPVMSLSIASDVNLAGPILLDWVDGRHNFYAAPLIFLKIGEAAQLRLTLCWRNPDGRKTRLFLSPALFVDLGRNARLDLFELEHLSHRDRFLDYPVAILEEKAELRWSRGIFGVGVSKSTILARLEGRASRFDFAAAYASPDKSHVDISVTQRHIAPFTWSRSRLDAVADGSGKAISHGLIEVKESAIGTDAYLSTKTLALSPHAKAVSLPELAIKTNDLTASHGSTVGTISPDELFYLASRGIAPCEAKTLIAEGVLGLILERTPPELTDILESLIEDALKNESEVAHD from the coding sequence ATGAACGAAAGGACGATGGAGGCTATCCGGCTTTCCTGGCTGAGCGAGCACAAAAACAAAGCGGAGGCTGCCTGGAAGCAGCTCCCCTGGCCGGGAAGAAAGAACCCCCAGTGGAAGAATAGCCCCGTCTCGCTTTTTGAGGCGGAAACCTTTACTACAGAACAGGATTGGGAAGAGCATGCCTGGGATACCGTTGATACCGCTTCTGACCCGCGGGCCACAGCGTCCCGTGCTATTGATGATGACAGCTATGCTGCTGTCCTCCGTCTTGTGGATGGCAAACCCGACTTTGATAAGCAAACCATAGAAAGCCGGGGAATTGAACTCTCTTTTGGAGCGGCCCCCGAGTGGGGAGCCCGTTTTATAGAGGCCTCTGATCTGTCGGACAAACTCCATGCCCGGCTCTTTGCCGAAGCGGCGCCGGTAATGAGCCTCTCGATAGCATCTGACGTGAATCTTGCAGGCCCAATCCTTTTGGATTGGGTGGATGGTCGACACAATTTCTATGCGGCACCGCTCATTTTTCTGAAGATAGGGGAGGCGGCACAGCTTCGCCTTACCCTGTGCTGGCGTAATCCCGACGGCCGAAAAACGCGTCTTTTTCTCTCTCCCGCTCTTTTCGTCGATCTTGGACGAAACGCCCGTCTGGACCTTTTTGAGCTTGAGCACCTTAGTCACAGGGATCGATTCCTCGACTATCCGGTTGCCATTTTGGAAGAGAAGGCGGAACTCCGCTGGAGCCGTGGCATCTTTGGGGTTGGAGTGTCAAAGAGTACAATTCTTGCCCGCCTGGAGGGGCGGGCCTCCCGTTTCGATTTTGCCGCGGCTTATGCATCTCCAGACAAGAGCCATGTTGATATTTCAGTGACACAGCGTCATATTGCGCCTTTTACCTGGTCCCGTTCTCGCCTGGATGCCGTGGCGGATGGAAGCGGCAAGGCTATTTCCCACGGTCTCATTGAGGTGAAGGAGTCCGCTATCGGTACCGATGCCTATCTTTCTACGAAGACTCTGGCCCTTTCTCCACATGCCAAGGCGGTAAGTCTGCCGGAACTTGCGATCAAGACGAATGATCTGACTGCCAGTCATGGTTCCACTGTCGGTACCATCAGCCCCGATGAGCTTTTCTACCTGGCCAGTCGTGGGATCGCGCCATGTGAGGCAAAGACCCTTATCGCCGAAGGTGTCCTCGGCCTTATTCTTGAAAGAACACCTCCCGAGCTGACCGATATCCTGGAATCTCTTATAGAAGATGCACTAAAAAACGAATCGGAGGTTGCTCATGACTAA